A window from Caulobacter sp. X encodes these proteins:
- a CDS encoding mechanosensitive ion channel family protein — protein sequence MQTKPSPIPATTPLPSLMNVKADETMFGHFLDWLGKLAVNLVVAGLILAVTFWVAGWAARFMRRTLSRVHRSAPDPTLESFSASLARYAVIAVGLVAVLQQLGVQATSILAVLGAASLAIGLALQGALSNVAAGVMILLFRPYRVGDVIETATRQGTVKSLDLLFTEIATPDNVKVMIPNSKVFGDVILNYSTHRHRRADVLFKVPLKTDLMMVLKRLRERAENDPRIRKEPAPMIEVTDLSEVFAQAAIRVWTSAADFGPVKTDLMLSAHLLAEDPERVDLPAPRPSRATDPSPAMPGEGEHHLLGLIKTRRKRSTRSGPREA from the coding sequence ATGCAGACCAAGCCTAGCCCGATCCCGGCCACCACGCCGCTGCCGTCGCTGATGAACGTCAAGGCGGACGAGACCATGTTCGGCCACTTCCTGGATTGGCTGGGCAAGCTGGCCGTCAATCTCGTGGTGGCCGGCCTGATCCTGGCGGTCACCTTCTGGGTCGCGGGCTGGGCGGCGCGGTTCATGCGACGGACGCTCAGCCGCGTACACCGGAGCGCGCCGGACCCCACGCTGGAAAGCTTCAGCGCCTCGCTGGCGCGCTATGCGGTGATCGCGGTCGGCCTTGTGGCCGTGCTGCAGCAGCTGGGCGTTCAGGCCACCTCGATCCTGGCGGTGCTGGGCGCGGCCTCTCTGGCGATCGGCCTGGCGCTGCAAGGGGCGCTGTCGAACGTGGCGGCGGGCGTGATGATCCTGCTGTTCCGGCCCTATCGCGTCGGCGACGTGATCGAGACCGCGACCCGCCAGGGCACGGTCAAGTCGCTGGATTTGCTGTTCACCGAGATCGCCACGCCGGACAACGTCAAGGTGATGATCCCCAACAGCAAGGTGTTCGGGGATGTGATCCTGAACTATTCGACCCACCGTCATCGCCGGGCCGATGTCCTGTTCAAGGTGCCGCTGAAGACCGACCTCATGATGGTGCTCAAGCGTCTGCGCGAGCGCGCCGAGAACGATCCTCGCATCCGCAAGGAGCCCGCGCCGATGATCGAGGTGACCGACCTTTCGGAGGTCTTCGCCCAGGCGGCGATCAGGGTCTGGACCTCCGCGGCCGACTTCGGTCCCGTGAAGACCGATCTGATGCTCTCGGCCCACCTGCTGGCCGAAGACCCCGAGCGCGTCGACCTGCCGGCCCCGCGCCCTTCCAGAGCCACAGACCCCTCTCCCGCCATGCCCGGCGAGGGCGAGCATCACCTGCTGGGCCTGATCAAGACGCGCCGGAAGCGGTCGACGCGGTCCGGGCCGCGCGAGGCTTAA
- the fsa gene encoding fructose-6-phosphate aldolase, whose protein sequence is MQIFLDSTDTKVIADLASTGLIDGVTTNPTLIAKSGRPMLEVIAEICDIVPGPISAEVAATTADAMIAEGQKLAKIAPNVVVKIPLTRDGLIACAAFADEEIKTNVTLCFSPTQALLAAKAGATFVSPFIGRLDDYGFDGMDLIRDIRTIYDNYGYETEILAASVRNASHVKEAAIVGADVVTIPPAVFTDLYKHPLTDKGLEQFLKDWASTGQSIL, encoded by the coding sequence ATGCAGATCTTCCTCGACAGCACCGACACCAAGGTCATCGCCGACCTGGCCTCCACCGGCCTGATCGACGGCGTGACCACCAACCCGACCCTGATCGCCAAGTCGGGCCGGCCGATGCTGGAGGTGATCGCCGAGATCTGCGACATCGTCCCAGGCCCGATCAGCGCCGAGGTCGCCGCGACCACCGCCGACGCCATGATCGCCGAAGGCCAGAAGCTGGCGAAGATCGCCCCGAACGTCGTGGTGAAGATCCCGCTGACGCGCGACGGTCTGATCGCCTGCGCCGCCTTCGCCGACGAAGAGATCAAGACCAACGTCACCCTATGCTTCTCGCCCACTCAGGCGCTGCTGGCCGCCAAGGCCGGGGCGACCTTCGTCTCGCCGTTCATCGGTCGCCTGGACGACTACGGCTTCGACGGCATGGACCTGATCCGCGACATCCGCACGATCTATGACAACTACGGCTACGAGACCGAAATCCTGGCCGCGTCGGTGCGCAACGCCAGCCACGTCAAGGAAGCCGCCATCGTTGGCGCCGACGTGGTGACGATCCCGCCGGCCGTGTTCACGGATCTTTACAAGCACCCGCTGACCGACAAGGGCCTTGAGCAGTTCCTGAAGGACTGGGCCTCGACGGGACAGTCCATCCTGTAA
- a CDS encoding HAD-IIIA family hydrolase, producing the protein MTGASDLPPLKAVFLDRDGVLNIDHGYVFDPARLDWIEGAREAVAAISKAGLKVLVVTNQSGIGRGYFDEAAMDRFHDAMQDQLAELGGQINAFYYSPFHEAAIVEAYRVADHPDRKPNPGMILRGLADWNLKPEEAVIIGDRHIDVEAGNRAGMPGYLFKGGNLRAFVAQVLGDRVPELK; encoded by the coding sequence AAGGCTGTTTTCCTGGACCGCGATGGCGTCCTGAACATCGATCACGGCTATGTCTTCGATCCGGCGCGGCTGGACTGGATCGAGGGCGCCCGGGAAGCCGTGGCGGCGATCAGCAAGGCGGGCTTGAAAGTCCTCGTCGTCACCAACCAGTCTGGCATCGGCCGCGGCTATTTCGACGAGGCGGCCATGGACCGCTTTCACGACGCCATGCAGGACCAACTGGCCGAGCTGGGCGGTCAGATCAACGCCTTCTACTATTCCCCCTTCCATGAAGCGGCGATCGTCGAGGCCTATCGCGTGGCTGACCATCCGGACCGCAAGCCTAATCCCGGCATGATCTTGCGGGGTCTGGCCGATTGGAACCTGAAGCCGGAAGAGGCCGTGATCATCGGCGATCGCCACATCGACGTGGAGGCGGGTAACCGCGCCGGCATGCCCGGCTATCTGTTCAAGGGCGGCAATCTGCGGGCCTTCGTCGCCCAGGTGCTCGGCGATCGCGTTCCAGAACTGAAATGA
- the rfbD gene encoding dTDP-4-dehydrorhamnose reductase, translating to MKILQFGGTGQVATAVRAAARDGVEIIALSRAECDLENVSQIRKVIEAADCDLVLNTAAFTQVDPAESRPDEAFAVNATAPGVMAEACAARGLPFVHLSTDAVFDGRTDRPYVETDEARPINVYGRSKLAGEQAVRAHPRTVVLRVSWVFSRYGRNYVSFMLRLARERDVLKVVADQFGTPTDGEALAAFLVATAPRWAAAPSGDPAFGLFHFANAGETSRFDFAKTAIDRDPRARAQIEPTTQAAFAEPAPRPPRSPLDTAKLREMFDFEPEPWRVAVERTADRLIASDLTV from the coding sequence ATGAAGATCCTGCAGTTCGGCGGGACCGGGCAGGTCGCCACCGCCGTCCGGGCGGCTGCCCGGGATGGGGTCGAGATCATCGCCCTGTCCCGCGCCGAATGCGATCTTGAGAACGTCAGCCAGATTCGGAAGGTGATCGAGGCGGCGGACTGCGATCTCGTCCTCAATACGGCCGCCTTCACCCAGGTCGACCCCGCGGAGTCTCGGCCCGATGAAGCCTTCGCGGTCAACGCGACCGCGCCGGGCGTGATGGCGGAGGCCTGCGCGGCGCGGGGTCTGCCGTTCGTCCATCTCTCGACCGACGCGGTGTTCGATGGGCGGACCGACCGCCCCTATGTCGAGACCGACGAGGCGCGGCCGATCAATGTCTACGGGCGCTCCAAGCTGGCCGGGGAGCAGGCGGTGCGGGCCCATCCCCGCACGGTCGTGCTGCGCGTCTCCTGGGTCTTTTCCCGCTACGGCCGCAACTATGTCAGCTTCATGCTGCGGCTGGCGCGGGAGCGTGACGTTCTGAAGGTCGTCGCCGACCAGTTCGGGACGCCGACCGATGGCGAGGCCCTGGCCGCGTTCCTGGTCGCGACCGCGCCGCGCTGGGCGGCCGCGCCGTCGGGCGATCCGGCGTTCGGCCTCTTTCACTTCGCCAACGCCGGCGAGACCAGCCGTTTCGACTTCGCCAAGACGGCGATCGATCGCGATCCGCGGGCGCGCGCCCAGATCGAGCCGACGACCCAGGCGGCCTTCGCCGAGCCCGCGCCAAGGCCGCCCCGTTCACCGCTCGACACCGCCAAGTTGCGGGAGATGTTCGACTTCGAGCCGGAACCCTGGCGCGTGGCGGTCGAACGTACGGCGGATCGACTGATCGCGTCGGATCTGACCGTCTAG